In Cryptomeria japonica chromosome 10, Sugi_1.0, whole genome shotgun sequence, a genomic segment contains:
- the LOC131859055 gene encoding pentatricopeptide repeat-containing protein At1g62914, mitochondrial-like → MDDKGVRPNAITYTTLISGYCKSGNIDKAMEYVGRMKAKGCTANITTYTTLIHANFKKCDWGEAEKILSEMLRSDYTPDLVTYNIFIYGMCKEGKLQKTTRVVDEMFDNGFPPDVFMYSTVIHALCKGGNMDELSLPGS, encoded by the coding sequence ATGGATGACAAGGGAGTTCGTCCTAATGCTATTACTTATACAACATTAATTAGTGGATACTGCAAATCGGGTAATATAGATAAGGCTATGGAATATGTAGGCCGAATGAAGGCAAAGGGTTGTACCGCCAACATCACAACTTACACTACCTTGATACATGCTAACTTTAAAAAGTGTGACTGGGGGGAGGCCGAGAAGATTTTAAGCGAGATGCTTAGGAGTGACTACACACCTGATCTTGTAACATACAACATCTTCATATATGGTATGTGTAAAGAAGGGAAACTGCAGAAAACTACCAGGGTGGTTGATGAGATGTTTGACAATGGTTTCCCTCCTGATGTTTTTATGTACAGCACTGTGATTCATGCTTTGTGCAAGGGAGGCAATATGGACGAGTTATCGTTACCTGGGAGCTGA
- the LOC131859056 gene encoding pentatricopeptide repeat-containing protein At1g09900-like gives MLQKLLSVKRYEEEENMLNEMTAKDFRCKEPRVFNSLIRSFSEASMMEAVFKVYDRIHDFCEPNVDTFNALLNALVQNNSFEIAISFFNKLVCAKVPVSVTTFNIAMNALCKAHRVEDVVELLRQMPEQRYLPDTYTYNTPIRGFCDKGNTDEAVELLVEMTIVTYTLLIWGMAKEGYIDQAVEILRQMPDRGCSPNVFSYCSLMAGSYKYGRFSDV, from the exons ATGCTTCAGAAACTGCTTTCTGTAAAGAGgtatgaagaagaagaaaacatgCTCAATGAGATGACGGCAAAGGATTTCCGATGCAAAGAGCCGAGAGTGTTCAATAGCTTAATCAGGAGTTTTAGCGAGGCATCAATGATGGAAGCAGTTTTCAAGGTTTATGATCGGATACATGATTTTTGTGAGCCCAATGTTGATACGTTTAATGCTCTTCTTAATGCACTGGTGCAAAACAATAGTTTTGAAATAGCTATTTCGTTCTTTAATAAATTGGTCTGTGCCAAAGTTCCTGTCTCTGTTACGACTTTCAATATTGCCATGAATGCACTTTGCAAGGCTCACAGGGTAGAGGATGTTGTTGAGCTCTTGAGGCAAATGCCCGAACAGCGTTACCTGCCCGATACATATACTTACAATACGCCAATAAGAGGATTTTGTGACAAAGGAAATACCGACGAAGCAGTTGAGTTACTCGTCGAGATGACAA TTGTTACCTACACTTTGCTGATATGGGGCATGGCCAAAGAGGGATACATTGACCAAGCTGTAGAAATTCTACGCCAGATGCCAGACAGGGGTTGCTCTCCAAATGTGTTCTCGTATTGCTCTCTCATGGCCGGTTCCTACAAATATGGAAGGTTTTCTGATGTTTAG
- the LOC131859057 gene encoding pentatricopeptide repeat-containing protein At1g09900-like, producing MIQKLLSVKRYEEAENMLNEMTAKDFRCKEPRVLNSLIRSFSEASMMEAAFKVYDRMHDFCEPNVDTFNALLNALVQNNSFETAISFFNKLVCAKLPVSVTTFNIAINALCKAHRVEDVVELLRQMPEQRYLPDTYTYNTPIRGFCDKGNTEEAVELLVEMTSKKINPTVRTLNTFVHVFCKAGDQKRALEICNEFLTTGSFANVVTYTLLIWGMAKEGYIDQAVEILRQMPDRGCSTNVFSYCSLMAGSCKYGRFSDVQNIFDEMMQTFSFPGVVPFNILMNSLCKEGKLEEASRVLDRMDDKGVHPNAITYTTLISGYCKLGNIDKAMEYVSRMKAEGCTPNITTYTTLIDANFKKCDWGEVEKILSEMLRSDCTPDLVTYNVFIYGMCKEGKLQKTAKVVDEMLDNGFPPDVFTYSTVIHALCKGGNMDELSLPGS from the coding sequence ATGATTCAGAAACTGCTTTCTGTAAAAAGGTATGAAGAAGCAGAAAACATGCTCAATGAGATGACGGCAAAGGATTTCCGATGCAAAGAGCCGAGAGTGTTGAATAGCTTAATCAGGAGCTTTAGCGAGGCATCAATGATGGAAGCAGCTTTCAAGGTTTATGATCGGATGCATGATTTTTGTGAGCCCAATGTTGATACGTTTAATGCTCTTCTGAATGCACTGGTGCAAAACAATAGTTTTGAAACAGCTATTTCGTTCTTTAATAAATTGGTCTGTGCCAAACTTCCTGTCTCTGTTACAACTTTCAATATTGCCATTAATGCACTTTGCAAGGCTCATAGGGTAGAGGATGTTGTTGAGCTCTTGAGGCAAATGCCTGAACAGCGTTACCTGCCCGATACATATACTTACAATACGCCAATAAGAGGATTTTGTGACAAAGGAAATACCGAAGAAGCAGTTGAGTTACTCGTCGAGATGACAAGTAAGAAAATTAATCCCACTGTTAGAACTTTGAATACTTTTGTTCATGTCTTTTGCAAGGCAGGAGATCAAAAGAGAGCTTTGGAAATATGCAATGAGTTTTTGACCACGGGTTCATTTGCCAACGTTGTTACCTACACTTTGTTGATATGGGGCATGGCCAAAGAGGGATATATTGACCAAGCCGTAGAAATTCTACGCCAGATGCCAGACAGGGGATGCTCTACAAATGTGTTCTCGTATTGCTCTCTCATGGCCGGTTCCTGCAAATATGGAAGGTTTTCTGATGTTCAAAATATTTTCGATGAAATGATGCAAACATTCAGTTTCCCGGGGGTGGTCCCCTTCAATATATTGATGAATAGCCTTTGTAAGGAAGGGAAGTTGGAAGAAGCATCTAGGGTTTTGGATAGAATGGATGACAAGGGAGTTCATCCTAATGCTATTACTTATACAACATTAATTAGTGGATACTGCAAATTGGGTAATATAGATAAAGCTATGGAATATGTAAGCCGAATGAAGGCAGAGGGTTGTACCCCCAACATCACAACTTACACTACCTTGATAGATGCTAACTTTAAAAAGTGTGACTGGGGGGAGGTCGAGAAGATTTTAAGCGAGATGCTTAGGAGTGACTGCACACCTGATCTTGTAACATACAACGTCTTCATATATGGTATGTGTAAAGAAGGGAAACTGCAGAAAACCGCCAAGGTGGTTGATGAGATGTTGGACAATGGTTTCCCTCCTGACGTTTTTACGTACAGCACTGTGATTCATGCTTTGTGCAAGGGAGGCAATATGGACGAGTTATCGTTACCTGGGAGCTGA
- the LOC131859058 gene encoding pentatricopeptide repeat-containing protein At1g09900-like: MILLVVVVGRDNFCVQECCSMVIPSSCGILRLQMVATAATWKIFPSVCNFNARAKPQNPKAKSQNPALHLASILKKPASFKRSQAARPNHRSTHKSQVNWQVGKIEKSPILSTKEMVQILEREDTHKALEIFKWAQGHGPYKHELYTYRVMIQKLLSVKRYEEVENMLNEMMTKDFRCKEPRVFNSLIRSFSEASMMEAAFKVYDRMHDFCEPNVDTFNALLNALVQNNSFETAISFFNKLVWAKVPVSVTTFNIAINALCKAHRVEDVVDLLRQMPKQRYLPDTYTYNMPIRGFCDKGNTEEAVELLIEMTSSFANVVTYTLMIWGMAKEGYIDQAVEIVRQMPDRGCSPNVFSYCSLMAGSYKYGRFSDVQNILDEMMQTFSFSGVVLFNILMNSLCKEGKLEEAYRVLDRMDDKGVHPNAITYTTLISGYCKSGNIDKAMEYPEKILNEMFRSDCTPDLLTYNVFIYGMCKEGKLQKTARVVDEMLDNGFPPDVLTYSTVIHALCKGANMDELSLPGS; this comes from the exons ATGATACTTCTAGTGGTGGTTGTGGGAAGGGATAATTTTTGTGTCCAAGAATGTTGCTCTATGGTGATTCCTTCATCCTGTGGTATCTTGCGACTGCAAATGGTAGCAACAGCTGCGACATGGAAAATATTTCCCTCAGTTTGTAACTTCAACGCAAGAGCAAAGCCACAAAACCCAAAAGCAAAGTCGCAAAACCCAGCTCTGCATTTGGCCTCAATTCTGAAGAAACCAGCATCCTTTAAACGCAGCCAAGCAGCGAGACCAAATCATAGGAGCACCCACAAGTCACAAGTCAATTGGCAAGTAGGAAAGATAGAGAAAAGCCCAATTTTGTCTACAAAGGAAATGGTTCAAATATTAGAGCGGGAGGACACCCACAAAGCTCTCGAAATATTCAAGTGGGCCCAGGGACATGGACCTTACAAACATGAGCTTTATACCTACAGAGTCATGATTCAGAAACTACTTTCTGTAAAAAGGTATGAAGAAGTAGAAAACATGCTCAATGAGATGATGACAAAGGATTTCCGATGCAAAGAGCCGAGAGTGTTCAATAGCTTAATCAGGAGCTTTAGCGAGGCATCAATGATGGAAGCAGCTTTCAAGGTTTATGATCGGATGCATGATTTTTGTGAGCCCAATGTTGATACGTTTAATGCTCTTCTGAATGCACTGGTGCAAAACAATAGTTTTGAAACAGCTATTTCGTTCTTTAATAAATTGGTCTGGGCCAAAGTTCCTGTCTCTGTTACGACTTTCAATATTGCCATTAATGCACTTTGCAAGGCTCACAGGGTAGAGGATGTTGTTGACCTCTTGAGGCAAATGCCTAAACAGCGTTACCTGCCCGATACATATACTTACAATATGCCAATAAGAGGATTTTGTGACAAAGGAAATACCGAAGAAGCAGTTGAGTTACTCATCGAGATGACGA GTTCATTTGCCAACGTTGTTACCTACACTTTGATGATTTGGGGCATGGCCAAAGAGGGATACATTGACCAAGCTGTAGAAATTGTACGCCAGATGCCAGATAGGGGTTGCTCTCCAAATGTGTTCTCGTATTGCTCTCTCATGGCCGGTTCCTACAAATATGGAAGGTTTTCTGATGTTCAAAATATTTTGGATGAAATGATGCAAACATTCAGTTTCTCGGGGGTGGTCCTCTTCAATATATTGATGAATAGCCTTTGTAAGGAAGGGAAGTTGGAAGAAGCATATAGGGTTTTGGATAGAATGGATGACAAGGGAGTTCATCCTAATGCTATTACTTATACAACATTAATTAGTGGATACTGCAAATCGGGTAATATAGATAAGGCTATGGAATAT CCCGAGAAGATTTTAAACGAGATGTTTAGGAGTGACTGCACACCTGATCTTTTAACATACAACGTCTTCATATATGGTATGTGTAAAGAAGGGAAACTGCAGAAAACAGCCAGGGTGGTTGATGAGATGTTGGACAATGGTTTCCCTCCTGACGTTTTAACCTACAGCACTGTGATTCATGCATTGTGCAAGGGAGCCAATATGGACGAGTTATCGTTACCTGGGAGCTGA
- the LOC131859060 gene encoding pentatricopeptide repeat-containing protein At1g62914, mitochondrial-like: protein MTAKDFRCKEPRVFNSLIRSFSEASMMEAAFKVYDRMHDFCEPNVDTFNALLNALVQNNSFETAISFFNKLVCAKLPVSVTTFNIAMNALCKAHRVEDVVELLRQMPEQRYVSDTYTYNTPIRGFCDKGNTEKAVELLVEMTSKKINPTVRTLNTLVHGFCKAGDPKRALEICNEFLTTGSFANVVTYTLLIWGMAKEGYIDQAVEILCQMPDRGCSPNVFLYCSLMAGSCKYGRFSDVQNIFDEMMQTFSFLGVVPFNILMNILCKEGKLEEASRVLDRMDDKGVHSNAITYTTLISRYCKLGNIDKAMQYVSRMKAEGCTPNITTYTTLIHANFKKCDWGEDEKILSEMLRSDCTPDLVTYNVFIYGMCKEGKLQKTARVVDEMLDNGFPPDVFTYSTVIHALCKGGNMDKLSLPGS from the coding sequence ATGACGGCAAAGGATTTCCGATGCAAAGAGCCGAGAGTGTTCAATAGCTTAATCAGGAGCTTTAGCGAGGCATCAATGATGGAAGCAGCTTTCAAGGTTTATGATCGGATGCATGATTTTTGTGAGCCCAATGTTGATACGTTTAATGCTCTTCTGAATGCACTGGTGCAAAACAATAGTTTTGAAACAGCTATTTCGTTCTTTAATAAATTGGTCTGTGCCAAACTTCCTGTCTCTGTTACGACTTTCAATATTGCCATGAATGCACTTTGCAAGGCTCATAGGGTAGAGGATGTTGTTGAGCTCTTGAGGCAAATGCCTGAACAACGTTACGTGTCTGATACATATACTTACAATACGCCAATAAGAGGATTTTGTGACAAAGGAAATACCGAAAAAGCAGTTGAGTTACTCGTCGAGATGACAAGTAAGAAAATTAATCCCACTGTTAGAACTTTGAATACTTTGGTTCATGGCTTTTGCAAGGCAGGAGATCCCAAGAGAGCTTTGGAAATATGCAATGAGTTTTTGACCACGGGTTCATTTGCCAACGTTGTTACCTACACTTTGCTGATATGGGGCATGGCCAAAGAGGGATACATTGACCAAGCTGTAGAAATTCTATGCCAGATGCCAGACAGGGGTTGCTCTCCAAATGTGTTCTTGTATTGCTCTCTCATGGCCGGTTCCTGCAAATATGGAAGGTTTTCTGATGTTCAGAATATTTTCGATGAAATGATGCAAACATTCAGTTTCCTGGGGGTGGTCCCCTTCAATATATTGATGAATATCCTTTGTAAGGAAGGGAAGTTGGAAGAAGCATCTAGGGTTTTGGATAGAATGGATGACAAGGGAGTTCATTCTAATGCTATTACTTATACAACATTAATTAGTCGATACTGCAAATTGGGTAATATAGATAAGGCTATGCAATATGTAAGCCGAATGAAGGCAGAGGGTTGTACCCCCAACATCACAACTTACACTACCTTGATACATGCTAACTTTAAAAAGTGTGACTGGGGGGAGGACGAGAAGATTTTAAGCGAGATGCTTAGGAGTGACTGCACACCTGATCTTGTAACATACAATGTCTTCATATATGGTATGTGTAAAGAAGGGAAACTGCAGAAAACTGCCAGGGTGGTTGATGAGATGTTGGACAATGGTTTCCCTCCTGACGTTTTTACGTACAGCACTGTGATTCATGCTTTGTGCAAGGGAGGCAATATGGACAAGTTATCGTTACCTGGGAGCTGA